GCGAGAGACAAGAGGTGGTGCGCGGGGCGCGAGGAGAGGCGAGGGTGGAATGCTGACCTggtctccggccgccgccgccgccgccgcggcgacgaggaggaggaggcgggtggTGCTGACGCGTCTAGCCATCGGAACGAgaacgaggcggcggaggcgagacgtcggcgcggcggcgcggcgagggggtggcggccggagagagagagagagagagttaaaAAGAGGAGGGGCCGAGTGGACGGGCCACTGACCGCCGACGCGCCAGTGTTTGAgatggattaaaattttaaaaaagaaagtcAACCACATGTTTATACACtatttgaaattcctatgttaaattatagtgattcaaaattttatatttcacctaaaatgaaaacaaaacgATTGATtcaaatgttatatatataattatagatCTAGCTCTATGAATTTATGGAGCTAGAAATGCTCGGcgctagaaaaaaatattggagctggagttgtgccaaacaccCCCTTATTATCgcataatttattaaattttactattatatattttaaaatttagatttatttgatattttaaagtcacttctaaatataaagtttttacaAGAAAcagtagtttgaaaaatgtgtcAACAAAAATCGAGATAAAATCATCTGcatcttaattagaaaaaaaaaacagggctACAAGAGAAATTCTTGGAATTCCTACCAAAAATGAATTTCTCCAGTTTGTAGGGAAAACCTTGCGAATTTCTGCGTTAATATGAAAAATTTAGAACTTCTTTTATACTTTTGATATGAATAGTTTTATACTCCCACCGTTGAGTTGACTGGATTAAAGTGACTAAAATCTTAGCTCGTTTTCTTTAGCTGTTGCAAGTCGAGCACTCGCTGCATGTGAGTTGGATTGAGCCCAACTTTGCCGAACATCCTACTCCAATAgtaatttatttgtttctattTGCCACTTTCCAGTTCCATTAGGTTGGATCTCACGTAATAACGACATTAACGCGTCCGCACATGCGATGGTTTGATCATGTGTTTTCTTCAATGATAGTGCACCGTCAACTAGAATCTGTATTAGAAGACCTCTTTAACATACACGCAGTTTGACGCAAAGACCATACGAATTTCGAAGACAACTGCAAGGTGATGGAATCCCACTTCACCTAAACAAATTAATCCATCTGCTGTCCATATATCCATGAAGGCAAAGCTGGGTTTGAAACCAATGTAGGGATTTTACATGAATTCATACGAATTTGAATGGTTCATTTACTAGAGGATCAGCTGCCATTTCGCCATCCTTATTTATAAATAGCTGTCCCTCATAAACGGAATTGATTCAGGTATAGAACTTGAAGCCTGACATGGTGCAGGTCTGCATGAGCCATCTCATTTAGCCAATGCATTTCAGAGTTTTGAGCAAAACTGAAGAATTTGACAGTCAAGGAACTGCATAATATTAAGATGACCCAGTTTCACTTGTATGTCTATttaattatgtatagaaatggATATCAAACTTCCAATACAAGTATTGGGACTTGAATAACCATCCAGTACCACACTACAATGACAATATGAGCCTATGACTAAGATGAAAATTTCTGTTCTTTTCACAGGAATTACATACATATAGAAATTTACCATTCTTAAGAGGTGGTCGAGAAGGCAAGATTTACAGTGAACCATATAAACTTACAGTACAGTTATAACTTGAGAGGAGGTGCAAAGATTGAAATAGGCAACATTGAATAGCTGACCCAACAACTATAAGCCTAACAGGACAGGTTTCATGACAAAATTAGTCTCAGAACCAAAATGACTgacttagggggtgtttagattcagggtgtaaagttttggcgtgtcacatcggatatacagagacatatttgaagtattaaacatagtctaataacaaaacaaattacataatccgcctgtaaactgcgagacaaatttattaagcctaattaatccgtcattagtaaatgtttactgtagcaacacattgtcaaatcatggcgcaattagccttaaaagattcgtctcgcaatttacacgcaaacaatgtaattggtttttttttcgtccacatttaatactccatgcatgtctccaaacattcgatgtgaaagggtgaaaaattttggggtgggatttaaacagggccttaacAAAAGAAGCAAGGTTATCAAAACATCAAACACCAAGCTTCTCTCAGGACTGATGGGTATGGCTATCACAATTCACCCATAAAATTGGACAGCAACATGGTGCAAACAAGGGCTGTTGGCAGTAACTTCAGCATGACACTTAACAAAATTCCAGCAGTAAGCTTGCAAACAAGAAGAATCAAGACCCATACCAAGAAACCATGCCAATAGCATTAAGCAAATGATTCTTTCAGAAAACCAAAGAAGGCAATTCATCAAAAACTATATTCATCATCTTGAAAGATAACATTAGTAGTCATAAGAACTGAAGTCAAAGAAGCACCTCAAAAGTGTACTTTGGGCAAGAGGAAAAAGAACAACATTGATCACACTACACAAACATTACATGAGTCCTGGCCATCTCCCATCTAGATCAGGCTTCTTGACAAAGATCGAGTTGTACTCTGGTCGTGACATCTGCAGGTAAATTCATTCATTCAATAGTTAAAGAAGACATAACTCCAGCCCAAAAAAGACCTAAAAGACTATGATCCAAAGTACACTTGATGTCAAGGTTTAACAAAATGGACCTGATTTGCTATTCGGGCATATCAAGGCAACAACTAAAATATCACGCTGATACAGTGGCGTTGCCAGAAAATTTCCACGCCTAGGGCTGAGCTAATGGGAtctcaaatattttcataaattacatAGCATTTTTCAAGATTATAATAGGGATTATGGAGCTAGGCATGGGGCCCAAGCCCTAGCTGCCCCATGCCTGATTCCGCCCCTGCGCTGATACACGTGAAAGGTTATCTTTACATTTTTATAGAGAAATCATCTACCAACGACAAAAACACCATTAATCTACTTGTCATTCAGCAACATAAAACAAAAAGTTATGTATCGAACAGTAGTCGGCAACATCAAACAAGATTTAAAATTATGTATTGAACAGTAGTGTTTTGCATCTACTAAAATACCCAATCTTCTATATTTTCAGTTCACCTTCAACTAAAATACCCAAATCTTCTAATATTTTCAGTTCACCTACTTTTACAGACAACAAATTTTTTATCGAACTGATCCCCATCTAATTATTCATCAAGGCCATGCTGTACCAAATTGATCAAAGCCATGCAAATCGGTCACGAACCAACCTATCTCTATAACTAAACATAACCTGTTGTTACTAGAGGTGAAATGTGTAAGCGAGAAGAGAGacgaggggggaggggggtgcgCGCTTACGAGATCCTTGAAGAGGACGAAggcgatgaggaagaagaggacgaAGAGGATCTCGAACTCGGCGAGGCGGACGAGGCGGAACACCTTCTCCACCGCCCTCGTCAGCAGCCCGGGATCCCCACGCCCCACGCCCCTGCCCCGCTGCTGCCgcatccctccctccctctcgatCCCCTCGCCGTCAACTCCTCCTctaccaccaccagcagcagcagcagcaggacgaACGACGGCGACCCTGCTCGATCGCTCGCgcgatggatggggatcggcgcaggcggcggtggagtaggatgtgctcaccaggatggatgcggcggaagcagcaggatgaACGACGGGGCCCTGCTCGCTCGCCGGATGGATGGGaatcgccggagccggaggcggtGGGCAACTGGGCAAGGGCAAACTGACGAGACGACAGAGGCGTCAAAAAATCGAGGGTACTTTAGTAATTTCGCCCCATCCCCACCCCTACCCAAAGATCCCAAACATGTTTGGTGaaaatctgaaaaataaaaataataactttaaaaaaCGTGAATATACTAGAGAATGGCCCAATATAAAATGAATTGAAGTTGTGAGGCTTCGAACGTATGCTAGCTAACCCACCATCATATAGAGCTAACCGGAACACTCCTGAACGTTTCTAATATTTGTCCTAATCCCATTTTTCAAATAGAGCTCATGTGGCTGGAATTTCTGAGATggtgaatttttatttttttttctatatatagtataggGATAAATAATAGGTACGTTTGTGCGCTGCCCGATTAGGCACGACTCACCGAACGGACCGTGCCGTGTTGGCCCACGTGCTAAGACCAGAGCCCATACACGGTCTAGTGAGATGTTTGGTCATGTTATGTTGGCCTGGCTCAATTAGGTACGTGGACTCATTTgactttttcctagtcaaacttctttaagtttgaccaagtttatagaagaATATGgcaatattttttcaaaaaataaacatattatcaaaatatattcaataaacTAGTCACAAATATCTTACACACACATAATCCCTTTCCAGTGAACGATCGtaaggataaattaaatattttgagaaacaaACTTAATAAGTACTAGCTTAAAAGAAATGAGCTAAGCAATatagtagaattttttttagataaaacatAGTTTTTCAAAGCACAGAGCAAACAATCCAGTAAATAATCTAGAGAGAACAGGGAAATGAAGCGAAAATGACATTTGGAAAATTATCAGAACAAGAACAAAATGGCAGAAGCAATAAGACCTCACGTATTCACAGGAGCAGCAGAGCATCAAAATTAAGATAATAAAGTTGCTGCATACTCCACGAATTGAACTTGCATAGCACTAAGAAGGATAAGATAGTTAGTTGTTACTATAATACTAAAATCAAGATTTGGAAGACATTACAAGGAATTACATTAACTCAGCCAGGTTTACAGCGAGGTCTTAGCTATGAGCCTATGAGCCAGAAAGATGGAATGAATCTCCAGTATCTAGGTCCAGATATGCTAAGCTAAGGCTTTTGTAGGCACTTTCCCAGCACAAACTGCAGCATGACCATCTGCTAGTCCATGAACAGTACTACCCTTGCGATGGTCAATGTATCTTGCTAAGAAATCGTTCTCACCAGAAGAGATTATGGTTCAAGTCAACATCTTTTCCATCAACAACTCCACAACATTATGCCTTGGCACCAACCACTTCTCTAGGCTGAACAAGAGCATCATCTCCAGGCTGAACAAGAGCATTGCAGGCCTCACCATGCAACCCAACTTCGGTAACCAAGAACTCTTTATCTTTCTGTGGAGTTTctcatcaggaaaaaaaaaagagagagtagaATCTGTGGTTGTTTCTCAGAATGCTGCACAAAGCCCTTCACTTGATATGGATAGAAGTTGAACCACATCGACTTCAAACCAACCATAAAGCCTTGGTGTTCTACTGATTTCCTAGAGTCTGACATCACATAATCGCCACCCCTTAATATGTTATACGCTATTTTACAACTTCTCATCATTTCACTTCATTTCTTCATGGTCAGGACTCATGAGACCTTTTTAATCCTACCGGCTGCAGGATGGAAGATTTCTTTTAACCTAATAGTACTGCAAAACCAGTGTGAGACTGCACTTCGATGCTTCAGGCATCTCTACAGAAGGCATGGCCTATTTTTTTGGCTTGCCTTCAACACAAGGAGTGGCAGCCATCTGTTGCAGCAACCAAAGCAATATCACCTTGTTCCATCTTCCACACCTGTTCCTGATCAATTGTCTAGGTGTAATTGTGGTAGGCATCCAATGAACACTTTTAGTTAGCTTTAGCGTTCAGCGAACCTTGGAAACATCAAATTTAACATATTGTAATTTTGAAGTGGATAATTGGAAGGTTTTATTAGTGGTAAATAAATGACAGTACGATTAGAGACAATCTGACATGCATAGATGCTTTTTCAGTGATAGCCAATGAAAAATGAACCAGAGACTGAAAAAGACACTTGAAAAATCACCCTTATCAATTATCATATCCCCACACCCTTCATTTTGCCAGCATGATATTTCTTATCTATAATTACTACAGTTCAATCCATCATGGTATTTCACCATTCAAGAATGGTTTAGACTGAACTTGGACAACAACTGTACACTATATCATAGCATATGCAGTTTGATGCCTGCGTTACACTTTCCAATAATCTTACCGAGCAATGTAAACCTCAACATGCAGGTAATGAGGCCAAAATCATGTTTGCTCAAAGTACCTGAGCAGGGAAATAGCTGTTGAAGTAACGATCCATGAAATGAGAAGTA
The Oryza glaberrima chromosome 8, OglaRS2, whole genome shotgun sequence DNA segment above includes these coding regions:
- the LOC127781457 gene encoding uncharacterized protein LOC127781457 — translated: MRQQRGRGVGRGDPGLLTRAVEKVFRLVRLAEFEILFVLFFLIAFVLFKDLMSRPEYNSIFVKKPDLDGRWPGLM